Sequence from the Candidatus Accumulibacter similis genome:
GGGCGAGGACGCGGCCGACCTGGCATTGCTCATCGAGTACATCGCCGAGATGCCCGGAATCGAACGCATCCGTTACACGACCTCACATCCGCGCGAGATGTCGCCGCGGCTGATCGAGGTCTATGCACGCGTGCCGAAGCTGGTCTCGCATCTGCACCTGCCGGTGCAATCGGGCTCCGACCGCGTCCTCGCGGCGATGAAGCGGGGCTACACCGCTCTCGAGTACAAAAGCCTGGTGCGGCGGCTGCGCGCCGCACGCCCCGACCTCGCGCTGTCCTCCGACTTCATCGTCGGCTTCCCGGGTGAAACCGATGCCGACTTCGAGAAAACGATGAAGCTGATCGACGATGTCGGCTTCGACGCATCGTTCTCGTTCATCTACAGCGCGCGGCCCGGTACGCCGGCCGCCGACCTGGGCGACGACACGCCGCAGGAACGCAAGCTGGAACGGCTGTTGCGCCTGCAGAAGCGAATCGACGAACTGGCGCAGGCAGTCTCGCGGGCGATGGTCGGCAGCGTGCAGCGCGTTCTCGTCGAGGGGTTGGCGAAGAAGGACAGCAGCGAACTGGCCGGGCGCACCGACAACAACCGTGTCGTCAACTTCGCCGGCAGCGCCGACAGACTCCTCGATCGCTTCATCGACGTGCGCATCACGGCCGCGATGCCGCACTCGCTGCGCGGCGAGATCATCACCAACCGAGCCGAATGCCTGTGAACAGCAGCGCCGCCCCGCGCAACCGCGTCACCGAACTCCTCCTCTCGCCGGTCAACAATCGACAGCTAGCCAACCTGTGCGGAGTTCTGGACGAGAACCTGCGCCAGATCGAGACCGCCCTCGACGTGTCGATCGCCCGTCGCGGCGAGCGCTTCACGCTGCGTGGCGAAGCGGCCCAGACGGAGCGCGCTTCGGCGGCGCTGCAGCGCTTCTACGCGCAGGCCAAGGAGACGCTGTCGGTGGACGAAATCCAGCTCGGCCTGATCGAGTTGCTCAACCGCCCGGTGCGCAACATCTCGTCGGCAGGCGGCGTCTCGCCGGCGCTGCTGACGCGCAAGAGCGAGCTGCATGGCCGGACGCCACGGCAGATCGAGTACCTGAAGAACATCCAGGAGCACGACATCACCTTCGGCACCGGGCCGGCAGGCACGGGCAAGACCTACCTCGCGGTCGCCTCGGCGGTCGACGCCTTCGAGCGCGAACTGGTGCAGCGGATCGTGCTGACGCGGCCGGCGGTCGAGGCCGGCGAGCGTCTTGGCTTCCTGCCCGGCGACCTGGCGCAGAAGGTCGATCCCTACCTGCGGCCGCTCTACGATGCGCTCTACGACCTGATGGGCTTCGAGCGGGTCGGCAAGCTTTTCGAGCGCGGCGCGATCGAGATCGCGCCGCTGGCGTACATGCGCGGTCGCACACTGAACCACGCCTTCATCATCCTCGACGAGGCGCAGAACACGACCCCCGAGCAGATGAAGATGTTCCTGACCCGCATCGGCATCGGTGCCAAGGCGGTGGTCACCGGCGACGTGACGCAGATCGACCTGCAGCGCGGCCAGAAGAGCGGCCTGATCGAGGCACGGCTGATCCTGCGCGAGGTGCGCGGCATCGCCTTCACCGAGTTCCTCAAGGACGATGTCGTGCGCCATCCGCTGGTGGCACGCATCGTTTCAGCTTACGAGGCGCACACCGCGGCGCTCGCCGTCACCACCACCGCAGCGGTCGGCAATGGCGAAGAGCGGCGCTAGGGGCTGGCAGCTGACGGTGCAGTATGCCGGCAAGCGGCGCCAGCTGCCGCGGCGCAAGCACGTCCGCCGCTGGCTGCGGGCGGCGCTGGCGGACAGGGAAACGATGGCCGGCGAGGTCACCGTCCGCTTCGTCGGCGCCGGCGAGGGTCGACGCCTCAACGCCGAGTATCGCGGCGGCGACAGGGCAACCAACGTCCTCTCGTTCGCCTACGACGATGCACCGCGGCTGCGTGGCGACCTCGTCCTCTGCGCGCCGGTCGTCAGGCGCGAGGCGAACGAGCAGGGCAAGTCGTTGCGCGCTCATTGCGCGCACCTGGTCGTGCATGGCATGCTGCACCTGCTCGGTTACGACCACGAGGGAGATGCGCAACAGGCGGCGCTGATGGAAGCCGAGGAGCGCCGCATCCTCGCCGTCCTCGGCCATGCCGACCCATACGGCGAGCAGCAATGATACGTCAGCGCCGCTGAGCGCGTGCAGGCAGGCGCCGCATCGCCGCTGACGCCTCATTCCTGACGAAGGTGATCATGGAAACAGCCAGTACCGGCGGCAAGGCCGGCCTTCTCGAGCGTCTTTCCTCGCTGCTCATGCGCGAGCCGGAGGACCGCGAACAGCTCATGCAGCTGCTACACTCGGCGCATCAGCGCAAGCTGCTCGACGCCGACGCTTTCGGCATCATCGAGGGCGCCCTGGCGGCGTCGGAGATGCACGTGCGCGACGTCATGGTGCCGCGGCCGCTGATGGAAGTGGTCGACGTCGGCGACTCGCTGCAGACGGTCATCGAGCGGGTGAACAGCACGGCCCACTCGCGCTTCCCGGTGATCTGTGACAGCCCCGACAACGTCATCGGCATCCTGCTCGCCAAGGACCTCCTGCGCGTCGAGCGCGACGCGCCGTTCTCGCTGCGCGACTGGGCCCGACCAGCGGTGTTCATCCCCGAATTCAAGCGACTCGATGTCCTGCTGCGCGAGTTCCGCGTCTCGCGCAACCACATGGCGATCGTCATCGACGAGTACGCCGGTATTGCCGGGCTGATCACGATCGAGGACGTTCTCGAACAGATCGTCGGCGAGATCGAGGACGAGTACGACTTCGACGAGGCCGACCCCGACATCCAGCTCGACCAGAACGGACTCTACCGGGTCAAGGCACACACGCCGCTCGAGGACTTCGACGCCACCTTCGGCACGCACTTCGCTGACGAGAGCTTTCAGACCATTGGCGGACTGATCCTGCACCACTTCGGGCGCCTTCCGCAGTTCAATGAAACGGTCAGCATCGCCGGGTTGAGCTTCCAGGTCCTGCGCGCCGACAATCGCCGCATCTACACCCTCATCGTCGGGCGCGCGGCCGAGGCCGATCAGCCTGGCTAGGACGCTGCGCCAGCGCTGCCTGGCTGCTTTCGTTCTCGGCGCCCTGATGGTGACGGCGTTCGCGCCGCTTGCCTGGTTCATCGTCGCCTGGCTGAGCCTCGGTGGCCTCTTCGTCCTGCTCGGCCGCACGGTCGACGAAGGCCGCTGCGCCCGCGATGCTGCCCTGGTCGCTGCCAGCCATGGTTTTGGCCTGTTCCTCGCCGGCGTCTCCTGGATCCATGTCAGCCTCAGCGTCTTTGGCGGCATGCCGGCAGCCGTCGCCGCGCTGGCCACCGTCCTCTTCTGCCTCCTGCTGTCGGTCTTCGCGGCGCTCGCCGGCGCGCTCTACGTGCGACTCGCGGCCACCGGCTGGCTCCGCCGCGCGCTCCTTTTTGCCGCCCTGTGGACGCTGGGAGAATGGCTGCGCGGCTGGGTCCTGACGGGCTTCCCGTGGCTCACCGCCGGCTACGCACAGACGCCGCCGAGTCCGCTCGCGGGCTACGCCCCGCTGCTCGGAGTTCCTGGCGTGTCGCTGGCTTCAGCGCTGGTCGGCGCATTGCTCAGCGAGGTGTTGCGGCGCTGGCTGGCAATCGACGGCTGCCCGGCGCGCGGCTGGCCGCGCTGGTGTCCGGCACTGCCGATCGCCGGCATCGCCCTGATCCTCGCTGCCGGCCAGATTTTGCACGAGCTGCGCTGGACGCAGCCGGTCGGCGAGCCGATCTCGGTCGCACTCCTGCAGGGAAACGTCGCACAGGAGATGAAGTGGCGCCCGGAGCGCTTCGCCGAGTCGTTGCGCATCTACTACCAGCTGGCGCGCGACCACCCGGCGCAACTGACCGTCCTGCCCGAAACCGCCCTGCCCGCCTTCCTTGACCAGGTGCCGGTCGAGTATCTCGATGCCCTGCAGGAACTCGCGCAGCGCCAGCACGGGGATCTGCTGCTCGGGGTCGCGGTCAGCGAAGGCCACCGCAAGTACTTCAACAGCGCCCTGAGCCTTGGTGCCTCAGGCAGGCAGCGTTACGACAAGGTGCATCTGGTGCCCTTCGGCGAGTTCGTCCCACCCGGCTTCGCCTGGTTCATGGCGCTGGCCAACATCCCGATGTCGGACTTCACCGCCGGCTTGCCACGGCAGCCGCCGCTCCTGCTTGCCGGCCAGCAGGTGGCGATCAACATCTGCTACGAGGACGTGTTCGGCGAGGAGATCATCGACTCTCTGCCGGCGGCGACGCTGCTGGTGAACATCTCCAATGTCGCCTGGTTCGGCGACTCGCTGGCACCGGCGCAGCACCTGCAGATCGCCCGCATGCGCGCCCTCGAAAGCGGCCGCATGATGCTGCGCGCGACCAATACCGGCATGACCGCCATCGTCGATGTGGATGGCAGCGTACGCGCGGTCCTGCCGCCGTTCACTCGCGGCGCACTGCGGGGCGAAGTCCGCGGCCACGCCGGGGCGACGCCCTACGTGCGCTGGGGCAACTGGCCGGTCGTCGTCCTGGCGCTGCTGCTGGTGGCCGTGACCGGCTGCCGCAGGAGCCGGGCTGAACGCGGATCTGCGCCCGCCGATCGAAGTTCCTCGTCCATTCCCTGTTCGCGCTGGTCAAGGAGGCGCTTGCCGAGGAAGGCAAGTTGAGCTGGCATGCCGGACGGCATGCGGCTCTCATGGTGATTCTGATGCTGCTGAGCTTCCTGGTGGACAAGTTGGCGTCGGAGTCTGTCGGGCCGCCACAACTGGTCTGGTTGCTGATGCCGCTGTTCGCCCTCCAGGCTTTCGTCTGGCGCAAGGCGCAAGTCATCATCAACGTCAGTTGCCACGATCCGGACGGGCAGAGCAATGACCGATTCACCGCCGCCAATTTCTTCTGGATGGCCGTTGGCGCCCTTTACTGGGCACTGTTCCTCGTCGGCGCCTCGGCGACACTCTGAGCGCTGGCGAGCACTCCCCCGGATCGACGCTGGCGCAGGATCGGTGCCGCAGGGTGCCTGCGGCCCGCCGGCCGTGATCGACGGTCGTCCGCCGAGCCCGGAGGGCTGCCGGCGCGCCGTGCTCAGAGTCGCTCGGCCGCTTCCTTGCAGAAGCCCGGCTGGACCGTCCATTGCCGCTGCTGTGTCACCAGCATCGCCTGATAGGCGGCGATGGCAACGAGTTGCGCATCGTCGTACCTGGCGATCACCCGGACCATGTCGGGGTGGCTGTTGCGTCGCCTGCCATCACGAATATCGACCATCTGCTGCAGCAGGTAGCGGTAATGCTGGCCGGCGAGCACCGGGTAGAACTTCTCCGCGGCGCCGTCCCCGTTCGGCTGGTGGCACTGGGCGCACTCCCGGTTGTACAGTACCTTTCCGGAAGCGACCAGCTTCGCCGCGTTGGGGCCTTCGTACTTCCCAGAATCACGTGGCACACACAGGGTGGCGAGATAGGCCGCAACGTTCGCCATAGCCTGCGCATCGCGCAGCTTCATCGCAAACGGATACATCGTCGGGTTGGAGCGCAACCCCGAGCGAATGTCGGCAAGTTGCTTGATGACCACCGTCGGATGCTGGCCGGCCAGTTGCGGAATGCTGCCGTGCGGATTGCCACGACCATTCGTCAGATGGCAGGCTTCACAGTAGGCCTTGTAGTCTTCCTGCCCTGCCTGGACGTCGCCCCTGAGTCTGAGGGCCTCGGCCATCTCGGCGTTCCTCTCGTTCCACTTGTAGTCCTTGCTCCCGCCAATGGCAACCCTGTCGTCGGGAGGCGCCGCCGGAGACAGGGTGGCAGCCAGTGACAGTGTGACGACAACGATCAGTCCCCTGTACATGCCCGTCTCCTCCTCGATGTTGTTGGAAGGTGCAGTTCCCAGCGACTTCGCGGGCCAGTATCCGTCGTTGCTGCGTGTCGGTCAAGCGGGGCCGCGGTCGTGGCGCCGGGATCCGGCACCAGAGCCATACGAGGAGCGAGGCTGCCGACCCGTTGACGGGGTCGGCACCCGGCCTTCAGCCGAGTTCGCGCGCCACCGTCGCCACCGAAGCGGCGTCTGGCAGGCGGGCGAACTGCGCCAGCATGTGGTCCTTGACCAGCGCCAGCAATTCGTCGACGCGCGCCGGCGGCATGCCGATACCGGCGGCTACCGCAGCCACGGCGGACAGTTCGTCGGCGCTCAGGGTGCCGTCGGCATAGGCGACCATGAGGCAGAAGGCGACGACGAGGTCGCGCTGTGCCGGCTCGGCGAAGGTCTGGCTGAACTCACCGGCCCGGACCGGCTGCAGGGCGGCGAAATCCGGCCAAGTGGCGCCGTCGCCGGCGCCTTCGTAAAACGAGCGGATCAGCGCCACCTCCTCGGCGGTCTGCGCGCCATCGACATGGGCTATGTGCAGCAGCAGACGTGTCGCGGCGATCGTCTGGTCGGTGTCGAGGGATACGTTTGCGAGCAAGGGGAACATGTGAACTCCTTCAGGGTAGGATCTGACGCCGCAGTTCGGCGAGACGCTCCTGCACCTCGACTGCCGACAGAGAGCGGAAGCGCTGCGGCAGCAGCGAGCGACGCGAGGTCTCGGCCACCGCCAGCATCTCCATGTAACGCACCATCGCCGTTTCCTGCGGTGGCATGAAGTCTTCGCTGGCCTGCGCCAGCAGCGCCGGCGTCACCGCAGCGCCGCCGGCGGCTGCCGGCGGCAGCGTAAAGTCGGCGACGCGCGCGCCGCGTTCGGCGAACTCGGCGGCGAGCAGGGCGAGCGCTTCGAGATCGGCGTTCGAATAGCCTTCGAGCGTCTCACAGGCAGCCAGCAGCGCGTCGTCTGGCACCTCGAGCGGTACCCGGTAGCGCGCACAGACGGCGCTGATGACGGCCGCACGCTCGGCGGCGTTCTCGGCGTAAAAGAACGGGATCTTGCGGTCGAGACGGCCCGGACGCTTGATGTCGGTGTCGAGCTTGTCCGGACGGTTGGTCATCAGGATGAAGAGCACCTGGCCGCGATTCTCCGGGTCCGACATGAACTCCTTGAGACGGGCGATGACGCGCGAACTCGTGCCGCCGTCGGCATCGTCGCCCTGCCGGCCGAAGCTGCGGTCACCTTCATCGATCACCAGCGCGATCGGACCCATCGCCTTGACCGTCGCCAGCACCCGCTCCAGATTGGCCTCGGTCGAGCCGACCCATTTGGAACGGAAGTTCTTCAGCGCGACTCCTGACAGCCCTGCCTCCTTGAGAAAGGCCTTGATGACGAAGGTCTTGCCGGCACCCATCGGACCCACCGCCAGCAGTCCCATCGGCGCCCGCGTGCGGTCGCCGCTCTGGATCAGACGCGCGATGTCGAGCAGTTCGCCCTTGATGTGCTCGTTGCCGCCAACCGTTTCGAGCCCGTGCCGCGGCTCGATGAACTCGATCAGGCCGGCGCATTCCTTCTCGATCAACTCGCGCTTGCGCTGGCGGACCACCGCCAGCACCTCGGCGGCCGGGTCGTCAGCCGCTGGCAGTGTGCGCGTCGGGTCGACGATCTGGCGAATCTCGGCCGGCGTCATGCCGGCAGTGATCGCTGCCAGCTTTTCGGCGCGCTCGTCGGCCTGTGGGCTGCCCTGCAGGAGTCCGGCGATGAGCGTCCGCCGCTGCCCGTGACTCATCCCCTGCGGCGCCTCGCTGGCGACGATGCTGGCAAGCTGGATCAGGCGCAGGCCGGCGGTCTGGCCCGCCAGTTCCGCGGCCTCGGCCGGCGGCATCGCCGGCGCGTAATGGCGGATCGCCGCCAGCCGGCCGGCATGGTCGGGCATCGGCAGCTCGATGGCAACGACGCGTGGATTGGTGAGCAACGCCGGGCTGAGGTCGGCCAGCGATTCGCTGACCAGGATGACAACGTTGTCGCGGTCGGCGAACTCCGCGTCCAGCGACCAACGGTGCAGCGCAGTGAACGCGCCGCGTTCGTCGAGCGAGAGAAAATGCAGTTCGGCGGCCGGGAAGATCGTCCCGGCGTAGGGGATCAGCAGGGCGCTCGATCGCTGCCCACGCATCTGCCGTTCGAGCGACTCGAAGATGCCGCTCAGCCCCTTGCCTTCGAGATGCCGGTAGAGCTCGGCGCGCTCGCCGGCGCTGCCACCCTGGATGACCCGCACACCCCGGTCGATGCTGAGTTCGAAGATGTTCTGCTTGTTGTCGCGCAGCAGCACCTCGCTGAGGAAGGGCTGCAGCGTGCGATAGCCGTCGCCCGCCCGGTAGCGATCGAAGACGTTGCGGTAGAGGACGAACACCGCCGCCTCGCCAGCGAGGTACTTCTGGCGCAGCGCATCCGCCCACAACGGCAGCGGCGGCCGGCCGGCGCTGTCGCCGCTCACCTGCGCACTCCGGCTGCGGCGATCATCACATGCTCTTGCCGGCTGTCTCACCCTGCGCCGCGCGCGCCCGCTTCATCTCCTCGAGTTGCTGCCGGGCGGTGATCGCGCCGCTGCTCTGGCGCAGCCGTGCCAGCTTGACGTCGAGGTCGGAGTCGCGCAGCTCGCTGCCCATCCTGGCCTCGGCGACGGTGTTCTTGATGTGCTCGCGGACATTGTCGAGCGCCCGCACTTCCGCATCGACCGACAGGCCTTCGAGCTGGTTCTGGATTTTCAGGCGGGCCTGCGCACTCTGCATCTGCGCCAGCATGCGGTCCTTCTCGTCCTTCAGCTTCTGGATCTCGGACTTGACACCGAGCAGCGAATCCTTTGCCTCCTGCGCGTCATTGCGCGCCTGTTCCATTTCCTGCTCGAGCGTCTTGACGCTCGCTTCCAGCGCGTTCTTCTTCTGGATGAGGACGATCCCGAGTTCGTCCTGGCCAGTGGCGAGGGCGGCGTTGAGGTCGGCCGAGATCGCCGCCAGTTCGCCGCGTTCGCTTTCGAGTCGCGACGCGATCTCCTCGCGCCGGCGCATGATCGCCGCCGTCGCGCTCTTCAGCTTGCCATACTTCTCGATCATCGAGTCGATGGCGTTCTGGTAGGCAATCTCCGGATGCCGCTTTTCGACATCGGTGATCCACAGCGAGACGAAGCCAGACCAGAGGTTGGACAGTCGTCCCAGAAAATTGATGTCAGCCATCGCCTTCTTCCTTTCTACAGCCGCACTCGCGGCCAGACATGGGTTACCGGGTGTTTCTCCGCCTGCTCTGCATTCGCGTCGGCCAGGCGGCCCTAAGCGCCGCGCCGCCCGCCGCCGACAGCGACCAGTCGCCGCTGCCGGGCGGCCTCGGCTGCCGGTTGCGGCATCGTCACCCCGGGCACCGCGTCGGCAAGGTCGCTCGCCAGGTCGGCCTCGATGTCTTCCTGCAGACGCAGCCTGCCGATCGCCTCCTCGAGTCGGACGCCGACCTCTTCGGTCACCGGCAGGGTCATGATCGTCTGGTAGATCTCGTCGACCTGGTCGGGCATCGACAGCATCGCCGCTTCCAGCGCCCGCCGTCGGCTCTGCATGCGGTTGTGGCGCTCGATGACCGCCGCGTAGTCGGCACGTGCCTTTTGCAGCTGCCGCAGGTCGGTGCCGCTGCGCGGCGCCGCCAGCTCCCTGTCGACGGCCGCCAGTCTGGCCTCGATCTCGCGCGGGTTGACGGACTCGGCGCGATCGTCCATCACCAGCAGGGCCAGCCACATCGCCAGGTATTCGAGGGTGACGTCGTCGAGTTGCTCGACATCGCGCCAGGCAAGGCGCCCCTGCCCGCTCTCGGCACGCTGGTAGAGCGACTGCACGCGTTCGTACATGCGCTGATAGGTGCGCAGGGTCGCCGCCGGTAGCGCACGCTTGCCGGCGCGCTTCTGGATCTCGTCGATCAACTGCGCCCGCGACGCCTGCCGCAGTTTCGCCCGCCAGCGCCGGTCCACCCTCTCGCGAAAGGTCGGCAGCGAGGGGATGTGCAGCGCTGCCAGGATGTCGCCCGCGGCGAAGGCGATTAGCGGGATGGCGCCGACACCGAAACCGAAGGGAATCGAGAGAACGGCACCGAGCGCCAGCGACCCGAGGAAGGCATAGAGGTTGGTCTGACTGGTCAGGACCTCCCGGACGTAGGAGGGCTTGCCGTCGGCCATCGCTAGACGGTCACCCTGATCTGGCCCTTGCCCGGACTCGCCTGGTGCAACTGGTCGAGAATGCGTTCCTCGAGCGCGAGCGTCTCGCGTGCACGTTGCCAAGCTGCCGACCGCGGCCGCGGCTCGCTGATCTGAAAATCGTCGGCGACACGCGCCGGCTGCGTGCCGAGGACGATCACACGATCGCCAAGAACCAGCGCCTCGGTGACATCGTGCGTGACGAAGACCACCAGACAGGGCCAGGAACGATGCAGTTCGATCAACAGCCGCTGCATCTCGTCGCGCGTCTGCGCGTCGAGGGCGCCGAAGGGCTCGTCCATCAACAGGATGCGCGGACGCAGGACGAGGGCACGCGCGAGCGCGACGCGCTGGTTCTGGCCACCGGAGAGTTGCGCCGGACGCAAGCCGCGCTTGTCCGACAGCCCGACCGCCTTGAGGATGTCCTCGACCCGCTGCCGCCACTCCGCTTCGGCAACGCGCTCGCGCCAGAGCCGGAGCCGGAAGGGAAAGGCGACGTTTTCGAATACCGTCAGGTCCGGGCGGTTGGCATAGCGCTGGAAGACCATCACCGCGTCGTCGTGCGGGCCTTGGCATTCGACGCCGTCGATCAGCACCCGGCCGCCACTCGGCGAAACGACACCGACCGGACGGACGCCGCCGAGCATGTGCAGCAGGGTACTCTTGCCGCAGCCCGAGGGACCAAGCAGCATGTTGATTCCCGGCTGATCGAAGCGCAGCGAAACGCGGTCGATGACGCGCGTGCAGCCGCCCCCCGGCAACGGGTATTCCTGGACGATGTCCTCGAGGACGACCGACGGCGGCTTCGCTGCCGGCGCTGCGGTCGCTGCCTGCGGCTGCGCCACGCTCACTGCTCGGTCTCCCACGGATACAACCTGCGCTTCAGCCAGACCATGAACTGGTACGTCGCCAGCGCCAGGGCAATGATCACCATGATGCCGGCAAACACCTGATCCCAGGCGCTGAAGCGCCGCGCATTCTGGATCAGTTGACCGAGGCCCTGGCGCGCGTTGACGTACTCGGCGACGGTGATGTAGGTCCACATCACCGAGAAACCAACGATCACGGCGTCGGCGATGCGCGGCATGGCCATCGGGATGACGGCACGCTGCACGCACTCCCACGGCGTCGCGCCGAGGTCGCGCGCGCCGATCCAGTAGCTCTGAGGTACTGCCTGGATGGCGTCACGGACCATCGGAATCAGGTACACGACGGCGCCGATGAACAGGAAGGCGATCTTCATCGTCTCGCCGATTCCCAGCCACATCACGAGGATCGGCAGCAGCGCCACCACCGGCGCCGATCGGAAGGGGTCGACCAGTGGCGAGAGGACCGCGTTGACCCTTGGCGCGGCGCCCATGGCTATGCCGACGGGAATGCCGATGGCGATCACCAGCGCGCCGGCAACGAGCAGGCGACCGACCGACCAGAGCGTCGCGGTGAGCAGCATGCTCTGCCCTTCATGCCAGCTCAGGTACGCCAGCGCAGCGAGCACATCCCAGGGCGCCGGCAGCTTGGTCGCACTGACCAGCCCGGAAACCGCCAGCAGGCTCCACACCAGCAGCAGTGAGGCGACCGCGGCGACTCCCAGCAGGCGCCGCTGCCGGCCGCCCAGTGCCGCGTAGGGGTTCCAGAACTCGCTCATCCGCCGGTGATCGCCGCTTGTGCGCCGTCAGCGGCCGCCGTACACGGCCACCCGCGTTGTCCGGTTGAGGGCCCGGCAATCCTCGATCGTCAGTCCCTCGGCGGCGGCGCTGGCTTCAACACACAATGGCCGATCGGAACCATAGCCGACGATCTTGAAACGCTCACGCGGAAACTCCCATTGCGTCACCAGGTAATCGACGACGGCCCGCGCGCGCGCCGCCGAGAGGCGCAGGTTGGTCTCGCGAGCCCCGGTCGAATCCGAATTGCCACTGACCTCGAAGTAAGCCTTGCCGTTGTTCTCGATGAACGGCACCATCTCGCTGTCGACCGTCTTCTGCGCGCGCTTCGTCAGTTCCGCACTGCCCGAGGCAAAACCTACTGTCACCGGCTTGGTGACCATCGCCTGCTTC
This genomic interval carries:
- a CDS encoding ABC transporter permease, whose translation is MSEFWNPYAALGGRQRRLLGVAAVASLLLVWSLLAVSGLVSATKLPAPWDVLAALAYLSWHEGQSMLLTATLWSVGRLLVAGALVIAIGIPVGIAMGAAPRVNAVLSPLVDPFRSAPVVALLPILVMWLGIGETMKIAFLFIGAVVYLIPMVRDAIQAVPQSYWIGARDLGATPWECVQRAVIPMAMPRIADAVIVGFSVMWTYITVAEYVNARQGLGQLIQNARRFSAWDQVFAGIMVIIALALATYQFMVWLKRRLYPWETEQ
- a CDS encoding ATP-binding cassette domain-containing protein produces the protein MGDRAVSVAQPQAATAAPAAKPPSVVLEDIVQEYPLPGGGCTRVIDRVSLRFDQPGINMLLGPSGCGKSTLLHMLGGVRPVGVVSPSGGRVLIDGVECQGPHDDAVMVFQRYANRPDLTVFENVAFPFRLRLWRERVAEAEWRQRVEDILKAVGLSDKRGLRPAQLSGGQNQRVALARALVLRPRILLMDEPFGALDAQTRDEMQRLLIELHRSWPCLVVFVTHDVTEALVLGDRVIVLGTQPARVADDFQISEPRPRSAAWQRARETLALEERILDQLHQASPGKGQIRVTV